From a single Arcobacter sp. CECT 8986 genomic region:
- a CDS encoding sigma 54-interacting transcriptional regulator, which yields MALFDKTACMSCLTLKELTTLYDIASVISNHYDLETSLEKSMKILKNSLHLTNCSVHLLEEDSYLNVFASVELSTIQKKLSCYKLGEGVTGLAAESKEPVVVENIHNDSLFLNKSGKRDLNNLSYVAVPLIIEDETIGVLGATLTKTTEIGFDDCVRILTIVSSIFAQSIYSYLLNKKEKERLKELKLYYKMEWDSKVHNFGDIIGDSEKMKQVFNAIQRIAQSDVTVLIRGETGTGKELVAAAIHKRSKRKDEPFIKLNCAAITDSLLESELFGHEKGAFTDAKETRKGRFELADGGTLFLDEIGDISASAQVKLLRVLQEREFERVGGNKTIKVNVRLIAATNRNLEEMVKNGDFREDLYYRLNVIPIDLPPLRQRGDDIRQLVEFFLEKAIRNHKKNVQITPEAMDVLSIYPWPGNVRELENTLERIVLLGNEEGGVSKHDMLLLLPALNDDNLKKEYSSIQVSDKRIDLYEKEAIESALIKNNLNQEIAAKELGFSLDEIHDKIKEYGILQ from the coding sequence ATGGCACTTTTTGATAAAACAGCATGTATGAGTTGTCTTACATTAAAAGAATTAACAACACTGTATGATATCGCTTCTGTGATATCAAACCATTATGATTTAGAGACTTCTTTAGAAAAATCTATGAAGATACTGAAAAATTCTCTACACCTAACAAACTGTTCTGTTCATCTTTTAGAAGAGGATAGTTACTTAAATGTATTTGCTTCTGTTGAATTAAGTACAATACAAAAAAAATTATCATGTTATAAGTTAGGTGAGGGTGTAACTGGTCTAGCAGCTGAGTCTAAAGAACCAGTTGTTGTAGAAAATATTCATAATGATTCTTTGTTTTTGAATAAATCAGGGAAAAGAGATTTAAATAATCTATCTTATGTTGCAGTTCCTTTAATAATAGAAGATGAAACAATAGGAGTTTTAGGAGCAACTTTAACAAAAACAACAGAAATTGGATTTGATGACTGTGTTAGGATTTTGACGATAGTTTCTTCAATTTTTGCACAATCAATTTACTCATATTTATTAAATAAAAAAGAAAAAGAGAGATTAAAAGAGTTAAAGCTTTACTATAAAATGGAATGGGATTCTAAAGTTCATAACTTTGGAGATATTATTGGTGATAGTGAAAAGATGAAACAAGTTTTCAATGCAATTCAACGAATTGCACAATCTGATGTAACTGTACTAATTCGTGGAGAAACAGGAACAGGAAAAGAGCTTGTTGCAGCAGCAATTCATAAAAGAAGTAAAAGAAAAGATGAGCCTTTTATTAAATTAAACTGTGCAGCTATTACAGATAGTCTGCTTGAAAGTGAACTTTTTGGGCATGAAAAAGGTGCTTTTACTGATGCTAAAGAGACAAGAAAAGGTAGATTTGAATTAGCAGATGGTGGAACACTATTTTTAGATGAAATTGGTGATATTTCTGCATCTGCACAAGTAAAACTTTTAAGAGTATTACAAGAAAGAGAGTTTGAAAGAGTTGGTGGAAATAAGACAATAAAAGTAAATGTAAGACTAATTGCAGCAACTAATAGAAACTTGGAAGAGATGGTTAAAAATGGTGATTTTAGAGAGGATTTATATTATAGATTAAATGTTATTCCAATTGATTTACCACCTTTAAGACAAAGGGGTGATGATATTAGACAATTAGTTGAGTTTTTTTTAGAAAAAGCTATTAGAAATCATAAGAAAAATGTACAAATTACTCCAGAAGCAATGGATGTTTTATCTATTTATCCTTGGCCAGGAAATGTAAGAGAATTAGAAAATACATTAGAAAGAATTGTTCTTTTAGGAAATGAAGAGGGCGGAGTTAGTAAACATGATATGCTTTTGTTACTACCAGCTCTAAATGATGATAATTTAAAAAAAGAGTATAGCTCTATACAAGTTAGTGATAAAAGAATTGACTTATATGAAAAAGAGGCTATTGAAAGTGCATTGATTAAAAATA
- the nifT gene encoding putative nitrogen fixation protein NifT — MAKVMLREQEGKIFFYFAKKDMEETIESLEFDDESNWGGEVELSNGEIWWIKPGAKKLPKEEICKKIKNSN, encoded by the coding sequence ATGGCAAAAGTAATGTTACGAGAACAAGAAGGAAAAATCTTTTTTTATTTTGCAAAAAAAGATATGGAAGAGACAATTGAATCTTTGGAGTTTGATGATGAAAGTAATTGGGGTGGAGAAGTTGAGTTATCAAATGGAGAGATTTGGTGGATTAAACCAGGAGCAAAAAAACTTCCAAAAGAAGAGATCTGTAAAAAAATAAAAAATTCTAATTAA
- a CDS encoding FAD-dependent oxidoreductase, protein MIYDVIVVGGGVSGLMAAIEAKTSTNKVAIITKGNIFKSNSSMACGGINAVLDESDSEKIQSHIDDTYNSSKYLANLENITYMCKRANKIISKLELYGVDFDKDEDGNILQRPFGGGKHNRTCYVKDKTGSAITQALIKQAKQLGITFLVNTFVLNLSVHKNKISGVIALRRVDSNVLVYPAKAVVLAGGGYAGIFRGNSTNAQDYTGDLIAVCLRAKLALKDMEFIQFHPTGIEKTNYLVTEAARAEGGYLINEDNERFVNELETRDKLAKAIVEQQQKNKKVYIDLRHLGLEKIQQKLPSLYNAAFNQVGVDISKELLQIKPVAHYSMGGVEVTNMVESKIKGLFICGEMANTQIHGANRLGGNSLLESTVFGELAGQKALTYSIDNSFEIINYNNVIKDIEMIDYIFSSDSSKNFNAIRISLGNCMYENVGIIRDELSLIKAFDYIKYLRTQSYSLHCINKEKRNNVELSSILELRNALEISEAIILSANLRKESRGSHFRKDFPTLNEKYNKHILISEFQKGFFKLEFEEDDFWSKIRKLIINKK, encoded by the coding sequence ATGATTTATGATGTAATAGTTGTAGGTGGTGGAGTATCAGGTCTTATGGCTGCAATAGAAGCAAAAACTTCTACAAATAAAGTAGCAATTATCACAAAAGGAAATATCTTTAAATCAAATTCATCTATGGCATGTGGTGGAATAAATGCAGTTTTAGATGAAAGTGATTCAGAAAAAATCCAATCTCATATTGATGATACATATAATTCATCTAAATATTTAGCAAATTTAGAAAATATAACTTATATGTGTAAACGTGCAAATAAAATAATTTCGAAGTTAGAACTTTATGGAGTTGATTTTGATAAAGATGAAGATGGAAATATTTTGCAACGACCTTTTGGTGGAGGTAAACATAATAGAACTTGTTATGTCAAAGATAAAACAGGAAGTGCAATTACTCAAGCTTTAATAAAACAAGCTAAACAACTTGGAATAACTTTTTTAGTTAATACTTTTGTTTTAAATTTATCAGTACATAAAAATAAAATCAGTGGAGTTATTGCTTTAAGAAGAGTAGATTCAAATGTTTTAGTATATCCCGCTAAAGCTGTTGTTCTAGCAGGTGGTGGATATGCAGGTATTTTTAGAGGAAACTCTACAAATGCACAAGATTATACGGGTGATTTAATTGCAGTTTGTTTGCGTGCAAAATTAGCTTTAAAAGATATGGAATTTATACAGTTTCATCCAACAGGAATTGAAAAAACAAACTATTTGGTAACAGAAGCGGCAAGAGCTGAGGGTGGATATTTAATAAATGAAGATAATGAACGTTTTGTAAATGAACTTGAAACAAGAGATAAACTTGCAAAAGCAATAGTAGAACAACAACAAAAAAACAAAAAAGTTTATATTGATTTAAGACATTTAGGTTTAGAAAAAATACAACAAAAATTACCAAGTTTATATAATGCTGCATTTAATCAAGTTGGAGTAGATATAAGTAAAGAACTTTTACAAATAAAACCAGTTGCACATTATAGTATGGGTGGAGTAGAAGTTACAAATATGGTAGAAAGTAAAATAAAAGGTCTATTTATATGTGGTGAGATGGCAAATACTCAAATACATGGTGCAAATAGATTAGGAGGAAACTCTTTATTAGAATCAACTGTATTTGGAGAATTAGCAGGACAAAAAGCATTGACTTATAGTATTGATAATAGTTTTGAAATTATTAACTATAACAATGTGATAAAAGATATAGAGATGATAGATTATATATTTTCTTCAGATAGTTCTAAAAATTTTAATGCAATTAGAATCTCTTTGGGAAATTGTATGTATGAAAATGTAGGAATTATAAGAGATGAGTTAAGTTTAATAAAGGCATTTGATTATATAAAATATCTAAGAACACAATCATACTCTTTACATTGTATAAATAAAGAAAAAAGAAATAATGTGGAGTTAAGTTCTATTTTGGAGCTAAGAAATGCCCTTGAAATATCTGAAGCAATAATACTAAGTGCAAATTTGAGAAAAGAGAGTAGAGGTTCTCATTTTAGAAAAGATTTCCCCACTTTAAATGAAAAATATAATAAACATATTTTAATAAGTGAATTTCAAAAAGGTTTTTTTAAATTGGAGTTTGAAGAAGATGACTTTTGGTCAAAAATAAGAAAGCTAATAATAAATAAAAAATAA
- a CDS encoding aldo/keto reductase, which translates to MSYATPQSTYNFAKKFSNYKDFYVKHNDLIFSKLGLGTFNKEPYKEENYVFHYIEGVKEAIRDGINLIDTASNYRYGQSEKEIAIAIKELINDGEVSREELIVCSKAGFIQLDYPFPKNPYTWIEDNIISKKLATREDIELDQHCMTPDFLEWSCKKSLNNLQLDSIDIFFLHNPEMQLISLGYKKFLKKIEKVFERFEKMVDSGLIKYYGVAVWNAFINDENSKEHINLEDLVKIAVKVAGREHHFRYIQTPFNLAKTSIYTMPTQIVTNERCTVVQAAHRLGLGLISSSSLLQMNLFKRSFKAEIGYLLDSKMILENDIQLALQFVRSTPGIISSLFASKVPVHIKSNLEITKIKSVPRAKYDLMYKV; encoded by the coding sequence ATGTCTTATGCAACACCTCAATCAACATATAATTTTGCAAAAAAATTTTCAAATTATAAAGATTTTTATGTGAAACACAATGATTTAATTTTCTCAAAGTTGGGCTTAGGAACTTTTAATAAAGAACCTTATAAAGAGGAAAATTATGTTTTTCATTATATTGAAGGTGTAAAAGAAGCGATAAGAGATGGAATAAATTTAATAGATACAGCAAGTAATTACAGATATGGCCAAAGTGAAAAAGAGATTGCAATAGCTATAAAAGAGCTTATAAATGATGGTGAAGTATCAAGAGAGGAGTTAATTGTCTGTTCAAAAGCTGGGTTTATTCAACTTGATTATCCTTTCCCTAAAAATCCTTATACATGGATAGAAGATAATATTATAAGTAAAAAACTTGCAACAAGAGAAGATATCGAATTAGACCAACACTGTATGACCCCTGACTTTTTAGAATGGTCTTGTAAAAAATCACTAAATAACCTGCAACTTGATTCAATTGATATCTTCTTTTTACATAATCCAGAAATGCAACTAATATCACTTGGATATAAAAAATTCTTAAAAAAAATAGAGAAAGTATTTGAAAGATTTGAGAAGATGGTTGATTCTGGACTAATTAAATATTATGGAGTTGCTGTTTGGAATGCTTTTATAAATGATGAGAATTCCAAAGAGCATATAAATTTAGAAGATTTAGTAAAAATTGCTGTAAAAGTAGCTGGAAGAGAACATCACTTTAGATATATTCAAACGCCTTTTAATTTAGCAAAAACTTCTATTTATACAATGCCAACACAAATAGTAACAAATGAAAGATGTACTGTTGTTCAAGCAGCACATAGATTAGGACTTGGCCTTATTTCTAGTTCTTCTTTACTTCAAATGAATCTTTTTAAACGCTCTTTTAAAGCCGAAATAGGATATTTACTTGATTCAAAGATGATATTAGAAAATGATATTCAACTTGCTTTACAATTTGTTCGTTCTACACCTGGAATAATTAGTTCACTGTTTGCTTCAAAAGTTCCTGTTCATATAAAAAGTAATTTAGAAATAACAAAGATTAAATCAGTGCCAAGAGCAAAATATGATTTAATGTACAAAGTATAG
- the nifK gene encoding nitrogenase molybdenum-iron protein subunit beta, translated as MQDVDNIVNGQKLFLKPEYQEVLENKKQFESSVGATNPQKVEEIAEWTKSWEYREKNLSREAITVNPAKACQPLGAVMVGLGFENTMPYVHGSHGCVAYFRTYFTRHFKEPTPCVSDSMSESAAVFGGLANMKDGLRNCNALYKPDMIAVSTTCMAEVIGDDLNAFVTGAREEAEGELDNIEIPYAHTPSFVGSHITGYDNMMKATLEQLNPSRSERVEDEERINIIPGFEPYLGSLREIKNISKMFSDKIIMIGDHEEQWDTGAGEYKLYAGGTKIEDAKTAINAKTTISLQKYSTVSTAKTIKNKWKQEYVTCNPIGLSGTDAFVMKLSELTNKEVPNELKNQRAKLVDAMQDSYAYMHGKKFAIWGDPDFLLGMVSFLVEMGSIPTHVVCHNAPRKGWEDEMKAILEKSNRADECNIWPNKDLWALRSLLFTEPVDFMIGNVYGKELYRDTKIPLIRIGFPIFDRHHLHRYSISGYEGGINLLTWITNSILDHLDEETKDIAQTDYFFDAVR; from the coding sequence ATGCAAGACGTAGATAATATAGTAAATGGACAAAAACTATTTTTAAAACCAGAATATCAAGAGGTTTTAGAAAATAAAAAACAATTTGAAAGTTCAGTTGGTGCAACAAATCCTCAAAAAGTTGAAGAGATTGCAGAGTGGACAAAATCATGGGAATACAGAGAAAAAAACTTAAGTAGAGAAGCAATTACAGTTAATCCTGCTAAAGCTTGTCAACCTTTAGGTGCTGTTATGGTAGGGCTTGGATTTGAAAATACAATGCCTTATGTTCATGGTTCACATGGTTGTGTTGCATATTTTAGAACATATTTTACTAGACACTTTAAAGAGCCAACTCCTTGTGTATCTGATTCTATGAGTGAATCAGCGGCTGTTTTTGGTGGATTAGCAAATATGAAAGATGGTTTAAGAAACTGTAATGCTTTATATAAACCAGATATGATAGCAGTTTCTACTACTTGTATGGCAGAAGTTATTGGAGATGATTTAAATGCATTTGTTACAGGTGCAAGAGAAGAAGCAGAAGGGGAATTAGATAATATTGAAATCCCATATGCACATACTCCATCTTTTGTTGGTTCACATATTACAGGTTATGATAATATGATGAAAGCAACTTTAGAACAACTAAACCCTTCAAGAAGTGAAAGAGTTGAAGATGAAGAAAGAATCAATATAATCCCTGGATTTGAACCATATTTAGGTTCTTTACGAGAGATTAAAAATATTTCAAAAATGTTCAGTGATAAAATTATTATGATTGGTGACCATGAAGAACAATGGGACACTGGAGCTGGTGAATATAAATTATATGCTGGTGGAACAAAAATTGAAGATGCAAAAACAGCAATAAATGCAAAAACAACTATCTCTTTGCAAAAGTATTCTACTGTTTCAACTGCTAAAACAATTAAAAATAAATGGAAACAAGAGTATGTAACTTGTAATCCAATTGGTTTAAGTGGTACTGATGCTTTTGTTATGAAATTATCAGAATTAACTAATAAAGAAGTTCCAAATGAGTTAAAAAATCAAAGGGCTAAATTAGTTGATGCAATGCAAGATTCTTATGCATATATGCATGGTAAAAAATTTGCAATTTGGGGAGACCCTGACTTTTTATTAGGGATGGTTTCTTTCTTAGTTGAAATGGGTTCTATTCCAACTCATGTTGTTTGTCATAATGCCCCAAGAAAAGGTTGGGAAGATGAAATGAAAGCTATTTTAGAGAAATCTAATAGAGCTGATGAATGTAACATCTGGCCTAATAAAGATTTATGGGCATTAAGAAGTCTATTATTTACAGAACCAGTTGATTTTATGATTGGTAATGTTTATGGAAAAGAGTTATATAGAGATACTAAAATTCCTCTAATTAGAATAGGTTTCCCTATTTTTGATAGACACCATTTACATAGATATTCAATTAGTGGTTATGAAGGTGGAATAAATCTATTAACATGGATTACAAACTCAATTTTAGACCATTTAGATGAAGAGACTAAAGATATTGCTCAAACAGATTATTTCTTTGATGCAGTAAGATAA